From the Variovorax paradoxus genome, the window AACGGCGGCATCGCTGCACAGGGCACGCCCGACGATGTGCGCCACAGCGACGACCCGCTGGTTCATCAGTTCGTCAATGCCTTGCCCGACGGGCCGGTGCGCTTCCACTACCCGGGCGTCAGCATCGAGGACGACTTCGGCAATGTCGAAGGAGGGCGGTCATGAGCGCAGCGCCGGGCCGCCCCGAGCGGGCGAAGCTCTTCTCGGGCGGCAGAGACGGCACGAAGTGCCGAGCGTGGGGGCAACCATGAGCTGGTTCAAGCCTGCCGACGTCGGCTTCTCAGTACGCAGCCATCTGGCCAACCTGGGCCACGGCGCGAAGCTCTTCATGCGGCTGGTCGGGCCGGGCGCGCAGATCATGCGGCGCTTCAGCCTCGTGCGCGACCAGATCCACTTCCTGGGCAACTACTCGCTGGCGATCATCGGCGTGTCGGGCCTGTTCGTGGGCTTCGTGCTGGGGCTGCAGATGTATTACGCGCTGCAGCGTTACGGCTCCTCCGAGGCGCTCGGCCTGCTGGTCACCCTGAGCCTGGTGCGCGAACTCGGGCCGGTGGTGGCAGCGTTGCTGTTCACCGGCCGCGCTGGCACGTCGCTCACCGCCGAGATCGGCCTCATGAAGGCCGACGAGCAACTGAGCGCCATGGAAATGATGGCGGTCGACCCGGTGCAACGCATCCTCGCGCCGCGCTTCTGGGCCGGTGTGATCACGATGCCGCTGCTGGCCGCCGTGTTCAGCGCCGTCGGCATCATGGGCGGCTACGTTGTGGGCGTGCTGATGCTGGGCGTGGACCCCGGCGCGTTCTGGGGCCAGATGCAGGGCGGCGTCGAT encodes:
- the mlaE gene encoding lipid asymmetry maintenance ABC transporter permease subunit MlaE, whose translation is MSWFKPADVGFSVRSHLANLGHGAKLFMRLVGPGAQIMRRFSLVRDQIHFLGNYSLAIIGVSGLFVGFVLGLQMYYALQRYGSSEALGLLVTLSLVRELGPVVAALLFTGRAGTSLTAEIGLMKADEQLSAMEMMAVDPVQRILAPRFWAGVITMPLLAAVFSAVGIMGGYVVGVLMLGVDPGAFWGQMQGGVDVWRDVGNGVIKSIVFGFTVTFIALLQGFEAQPTPEGVSRATTRTVVSASLAVLGLDFLLTAMMFSI